CCGGCGTATCGGTCGTTTCGATTAAAATATTTTCGCCCGCCTTGAGAGCTATGGCGTTGTTGATCAAATTTTCTGCAAGTTGCGTAATGCGAGGATCTTTCATTCTTTACCCCATAAATTAAAATCACCGAAAGTCGGCGACAAGAATCGCCGACTTAAATTTAAAAATCTATTTGTCTTTATTCTACTCCAAATGCCATTCCATTACTCCGTAAAGGTAAACGGAATCGTCACTGTCGTATTTCCAGATTTGACCTTGCCAAACATCCATCCACTTACAGCCTTCTTGACTTCGCTATCGAATTCGGCATATCCCGTCGTAGAACCCACCACAGCCATGCTGATGATTTCGCCTCCCGGCGCAATAGTGAACTTCAATGTGACCTTGCCTTGGAAACCAGGTTTCTTTTTCAAGAACTTGTTGTAAATATGGCGGAGGCCAGGTGTACGCTGACGCACGATTTTCATGATATCGGACGCCGAGCGAGATCCCCCAGCAGAGCCCATATCGATTTCATTCGGCTTTGGAGTTTTGATATTACCCTTCAATCCCGATGTTGCAAGGCGACCTGCAGAACCTCCCATCAAGCCTCCAAACAGATCGGAAATTCCACCCGTTCCACCAGACGCAAAACCGTCATTGTAACCGGCATTCACCGGACCGCGACGTTCGCCAAGTCTCGCTGTACCATGTGTTTTGAGACCATTTACACGAGTGATTACTTTGTCGATATCTTTAGCGAGCGTCACCTTAGCGTTATCAAACGCACTTGCCGATGGATTGTTTTTTAACGCCGTCAAAATCTTAAGCACACCACGTTCGAGAGCGGCCTTGGGATTACCTTTTCCCTTTGGTTTTCCACCGCCACCCGGTTTCTTACGATAGATGTTTGGATTCTTTGGCGGACGCTTTTTTTCTACTTTCTTATCCTCCTTTTTTATGGGATCGTTCATGGTGATTTTTGTGACGATTTCAGTATCTGACTTTGTGTCAAACATGATCTCATCAATCATCTGTTCATACGTCGTTGCCCAGAAGCCAAGCATCAACGCGACAACAAGCGATGCACTGGCAATGCGCACCATCTTCTTGTCGGAATCTGGCATCAAGGATGCGATGAACGCGTCTTGAGTTTGTTTTGTCGTTTTCATGATTTTATCCTCCCTTTTCAGGAAATTGGATGTTTTTGTTTTTTTGGTATCAGCAAACCAACTACCCCGTGAGCGGAGTATCAATTTGCCGAATGGCAATACTTCGGAATAAGGCTACCCGAACAAGCCTTTATTGCGAAGTTTCACGCGATTACATACAATGTCAGAAAAACTTTATTACAAAGTAAGGTATTTACTTAAACAAC
The DNA window shown above is from Fibrobacter sp. UWB16 and carries:
- a CDS encoding AgmX/PglI C-terminal domain-containing protein, whose translation is MKTTKQTQDAFIASLMPDSDKKMVRIASASLVVALMLGFWATTYEQMIDEIMFDTKSDTEIVTKITMNDPIKKEDKKVEKKRPPKNPNIYRKKPGGGGKPKGKGNPKAALERGVLKILTALKNNPSASAFDNAKVTLAKDIDKVITRVNGLKTHGTARLGERRGPVNAGYNDGFASGGTGGISDLFGGLMGGSAGRLATSGLKGNIKTPKPNEIDMGSAGGSRSASDIMKIVRQRTPGLRHIYNKFLKKKPGFQGKVTLKFTIAPGGEIISMAVVGSTTGYAEFDSEVKKAVSGWMFGKVKSGNTTVTIPFTFTE